The Crocosphaera subtropica ATCC 51142 genome includes a window with the following:
- a CDS encoding bestrophin family protein gives MNRGKLTQDLNHRPWFRLIWQWQGSVIPSIVPSVFCSAIFALGITILYHFGINLALPLESGLVPTIVLGLLLVFRTNTAYERYWEGRKLWGTLINTVRNLSRTLWITVKENDNSDRIQKIATLRLLIAFAIATKLHLRSEPVNEELARFLPQKWYDQLFTMNHPPLEIAFWIGDYLQEQYEKQCINSYQLTAMFKLLDTMVDVLGACERILKTPIPLAYTIHLKQLVLLYCLTLPFQFVDELGWMTAPIVALISFTILGIEAIGIEIEDPFGYDANDLPLDQICYTMERNIEDLITLAPCVRYFKDNLTQ, from the coding sequence ATGAACAGGGGAAAATTGACGCAAGACCTTAATCACCGCCCCTGGTTTCGTCTTATCTGGCAATGGCAAGGTTCAGTCATTCCCTCCATTGTGCCTAGTGTTTTTTGTAGTGCCATTTTTGCCTTGGGCATTACTATCTTGTATCATTTTGGGATTAATTTAGCTTTGCCCTTGGAAAGTGGATTAGTTCCTACGATTGTATTGGGGTTACTGTTAGTTTTTCGCACCAATACTGCCTACGAAAGATATTGGGAAGGCCGAAAACTTTGGGGGACTTTGATTAATACAGTTCGCAATTTATCTCGCACGTTATGGATAACTGTTAAGGAAAATGATAACAGCGATCGCATTCAAAAAATAGCGACGTTACGACTATTGATTGCTTTTGCCATTGCGACTAAGCTACATTTACGCTCCGAACCCGTTAATGAAGAATTGGCTAGGTTTCTGCCACAAAAATGGTACGATCAATTGTTCACAATGAACCATCCACCTTTAGAGATCGCTTTTTGGATCGGTGATTATTTACAAGAACAATATGAAAAACAATGTATTAATTCGTATCAACTCACTGCCATGTTTAAATTATTAGATACTATGGTAGATGTGTTAGGCGCTTGTGAAAGAATCTTAAAAACGCCTATTCCTTTGGCTTATACCATTCATTTAAAACAATTAGTCTTACTTTATTGTTTAACCTTACCTTTTCAATTTGTTGATGAATTGGGTTGGATGACTGCCCCTATTGTTGCTTTAATTAGCTTTACTATACTAGGCATTGAAGCCATTGGCATAGAAATAGAAGATCCCTTTGGCTATGATGCCAATGATCTACCCCTAGATCAGATTTGTTATACTATGGAAAGAAACATAGAGGATTTAATCACCCTTGCCCCTTGTGTGAGATATTTTAAGGATAATTTAACTCAATAG
- a CDS encoding transglycosylase domain-containing protein yields MSFSTIRQKQNSKKSPNAETSFTQGVFRIAGGTVLSVSLLASSIVAGGLVGLAISFRNLPDVRTLNSYSPSETSYVYDIKGRLLSRLHGEANREAVQLEKISPELKRAVLAIEDSHFYLHHGINPTSIGRAFWVNWKSGGVVEGASTLTMQLVKNIFLTRDRTFSRKLSEAVLAIRVEQVFDKDEIMEMYLNNIYWGHNNYGVETAAQSYFNKSASELNLPEAALMAGLIQAPETYSPFNNYANAKQRQKVVLDRMADLGWITAEEAETAHKAPLGVGKPTSWQGSKLPYVTDTVMQELQDKFSKEVIIKGGMRIQTSVDYFMQQKAQETVKQGYRNLRGRGIYAKDLQVALVAIDPRTHFIKAIVGGVDYDKSQLNRAIQSRRQPGSSFKPFVYYTAFASGKYTPGSVVNDSPVSYRDGSGMYSPRNYGGGYSGAMSIQAALIQSRNVPAVVLGQKVGVSKVIEVCRRLGIDSPMRPVISLPLGAGDITPLEMANAYATFASNGWHSDPTIIVQITDSRGNTLLDNTPKPQLVLDPWATASLTTVLQGVINSGTGRAANIGRPAAGKTGTTDNERNVWFVGYVPQLSTAVWVGDDANRAMGKGITGGGHAAPIWRSFMTEALKNEPVLQFHAASKFPRPKVKDKK; encoded by the coding sequence GTGTCGTTTAGCACTATTCGACAGAAACAAAATTCTAAAAAATCCCCTAATGCTGAAACTTCTTTTACCCAGGGGGTTTTTCGCATCGCCGGGGGAACGGTTCTTAGCGTAAGTCTCTTAGCTAGTTCCATTGTCGCAGGAGGTTTAGTAGGTTTAGCCATTAGCTTTCGCAACCTTCCTGATGTACGAACCTTAAACAGCTATTCCCCATCAGAAACCAGTTACGTCTATGATATCAAAGGACGGCTCTTATCTCGACTCCACGGAGAAGCGAACCGAGAAGCCGTCCAACTCGAAAAAATTTCCCCTGAGTTGAAACGGGCTGTTTTAGCTATCGAAGACAGCCATTTTTACTTACACCACGGTATTAACCCCACCAGTATTGGGCGGGCTTTTTGGGTTAACTGGAAAAGCGGTGGCGTGGTAGAAGGGGCTTCTACTCTCACCATGCAGTTAGTTAAAAATATCTTTCTAACTAGAGATAGAACCTTTAGCCGTAAACTCTCAGAAGCGGTTCTGGCCATTCGTGTCGAACAAGTTTTTGATAAAGACGAAATTATGGAAATGTACCTCAATAACATCTATTGGGGTCACAATAATTACGGAGTCGAAACCGCAGCCCAAAGTTATTTTAATAAATCAGCCTCCGAGTTGAACCTACCCGAAGCTGCTTTGATGGCCGGGTTAATTCAAGCCCCAGAAACCTATAGTCCCTTTAACAACTATGCCAACGCTAAGCAACGGCAGAAGGTGGTTCTAGACCGTATGGCGGATTTAGGTTGGATCACGGCAGAAGAAGCAGAAACGGCACACAAAGCCCCCCTAGGGGTAGGAAAGCCTACCTCTTGGCAAGGGAGTAAACTGCCCTACGTCACCGATACCGTGATGCAGGAATTACAAGATAAATTTAGCAAAGAGGTAATCATCAAAGGCGGAATGCGGATTCAAACCTCCGTGGATTACTTCATGCAGCAAAAAGCCCAAGAAACGGTTAAACAAGGATATCGTAACTTAAGGGGTCGGGGTATTTATGCCAAAGACTTACAAGTAGCCTTGGTAGCTATCGATCCGCGAACCCATTTTATCAAAGCTATTGTTGGTGGGGTAGACTACGATAAAAGTCAATTAAACCGAGCTATTCAGTCCCGTCGTCAACCTGGTTCTTCTTTTAAACCCTTCGTTTACTACACTGCCTTTGCCAGTGGCAAATATACCCCCGGTTCGGTGGTAAATGATAGTCCCGTTAGTTATCGAGATGGTAGCGGTATGTATAGCCCCAGAAACTACGGAGGGGGTTATTCTGGTGCCATGTCTATCCAAGCTGCTTTGATTCAATCTCGGAACGTTCCGGCAGTAGTGCTGGGGCAAAAAGTTGGGGTTAGTAAGGTAATTGAAGTGTGTCGTCGTTTAGGTATAGACAGTCCCATGCGCCCCGTCATTTCCCTTCCCTTGGGTGCTGGTGACATCACCCCCCTAGAAATGGCCAACGCCTACGCGACCTTTGCTAGTAACGGATGGCACTCTGATCCAACTATTATTGTCCAAATTACAGACAGTCGGGGCAACACATTACTTGATAATACCCCTAAACCCCAATTAGTGCTTGATCCTTGGGCAACTGCTTCCTTAACCACCGTATTGCAAGGGGTAATTAATAGTGGAACGGGACGGGCTGCCAATATTGGTCGTCCGGCTGCAGGCAAAACGGGAACCACCGATAACGAACGGAACGTCTGGTTTGTCGGGTATGTTCCCCAGTTATCTACCGCCGTATGGGTAGGAGACGATGCTAACCGTGCTATGGGCAAAGGGATCACTGGGGGGGGTCATGCTGCACCCATTTGGCGTAGTTTCATGACAGAAGCCCTCAAAAATGAACCGGTTCTGCAATTTCATGCTGCTTCTAAGTTTCCTCGTCCCAAGGTTAAAGATAAAAAATAG